A single region of the Pseudomonas mandelii genome encodes:
- a CDS encoding hydrolase → MAIAKAAPGKTLLTPTDHTLIMIDHQSQMSFATKSIDAVTLRNNAALVAKAARGFKVSTILTTVAEKSFSGPIFDEIKSVFPEHNVIDRTSMNTWEDERIAVEVNKFGKQKIVLAGLWTSVCIVGPALSAIDQGFEVYVIADACGDVSTEAHEMAMQRMIQIGARPMTSLQYLLELQRDWARTETYEETVKTSIANGGSYGLGLIYAKTMFGASEGH, encoded by the coding sequence ATGGCCATCGCCAAAGCTGCTCCCGGCAAAACCCTGCTGACCCCGACCGACCACACCCTGATCATGATTGATCACCAATCGCAGATGTCCTTCGCGACCAAGTCGATCGACGCCGTCACCCTGCGCAACAACGCCGCCCTCGTGGCCAAGGCCGCGCGCGGCTTCAAAGTCTCGACCATCCTGACCACTGTCGCCGAGAAGAGCTTTTCCGGGCCGATCTTCGACGAAATCAAGTCGGTGTTTCCGGAACACAACGTCATCGACCGCACCAGCATGAACACCTGGGAAGACGAGCGCATCGCCGTCGAAGTCAACAAATTCGGCAAACAGAAAATCGTCCTCGCCGGCCTGTGGACCTCGGTGTGCATCGTCGGCCCGGCGCTGTCGGCCATCGACCAGGGTTTTGAGGTCTACGTGATTGCCGACGCCTGTGGCGACGTCAGCACCGAAGCCCATGAAATGGCCATGCAGCGCATGATCCAGATCGGCGCCCGTCCAATGACCTCGCTGCAATACCTGCTCGAACTGCAACGCGACTGGGCACGTACCGAAACCTATGAAGAAACCGTGAAAACCTCGATTGCCAACGGTGGTTCCTACGGTCTTGGCCTGATCTACGCCAAAACAATGTTCGGTGCCTCGGAAGGCCATTAA
- a CDS encoding AraC family transcriptional regulator: MYKMSSGYASVLVNTLSAQGLDVASLCREAGLDIDLADQPGAFCERKAIYRLWELAAEASGDQDIGLRAYGSFHPGSFQIIGYTMMSSLNLKNALERLVRFSPLIGTGFSLFFTAEQQHYRLSGLDHQQQGSVKPRQYTDAGLASLLGFCRKLAGGNAPQPLSVEFTYPEPEDTTEHRRLFGCNLQFNAPYDSILFDGQELMRPLSMANETLAVLHDSFAEAQLDLLFGFCIVGRIRALITERLSQGQGQCDMESIAAALNISKRTLQRALEKEGTQFKDVLSAVRRQLADFYLRHSHFNMKHVAYLLGFHDHSSFNKACSRWFGMTPGQYRSDESFEIQEATPV; this comes from the coding sequence ATGTATAAAATGAGTTCAGGCTATGCCAGCGTGCTGGTCAATACGCTCTCGGCCCAAGGACTGGATGTTGCCAGTCTGTGTCGGGAGGCTGGACTAGACATTGACCTCGCGGACCAACCAGGTGCGTTTTGCGAGCGAAAGGCCATCTATCGACTCTGGGAGCTGGCCGCCGAAGCCTCGGGCGATCAGGACATTGGCTTGAGGGCCTATGGCAGTTTCCACCCCGGCAGCTTTCAGATCATCGGCTACACCATGATGTCCAGCCTGAATCTGAAAAACGCCCTCGAACGCCTGGTCCGTTTCAGTCCGCTGATTGGCACCGGGTTCAGCCTTTTCTTTACCGCCGAACAGCAACATTACCGGTTGTCCGGGCTCGATCATCAGCAGCAGGGTTCGGTCAAACCGCGCCAATACACCGATGCCGGGCTGGCGTCGTTGTTGGGGTTCTGCCGCAAGCTGGCGGGCGGCAACGCACCGCAACCCTTGAGCGTCGAATTCACCTATCCAGAACCCGAAGACACCACCGAGCATCGACGGCTGTTTGGCTGCAATCTGCAGTTCAACGCGCCTTACGACAGCATTTTGTTTGACGGGCAGGAATTGATGCGACCGTTGAGCATGGCCAACGAAACGCTGGCGGTGCTGCATGACAGTTTTGCCGAGGCGCAACTGGACCTGCTGTTTGGTTTTTGCATTGTCGGGCGAATTCGCGCGCTGATTACCGAGCGCCTGAGTCAGGGCCAGGGGCAATGCGACATGGAATCGATTGCGGCGGCCTTGAACATCAGCAAACGAACGCTGCAACGGGCGCTTGAAAAGGAAGGGACACAGTTCAAGGACGTGCTGAGCGCGGTGCGCCGGCAACTCGCTGATTTCTACCTGCGCCATTCTCACTTCAACATGAAGCATGTCGCCTATCTCCTTGGCTTTCATGACCACAGCAGCTTCAACAAAGCCTGTAGCCGCTGGTTTGGCATGACGCCGGGGCAGTATCGGTCCGATGAATCGTTCGAGATCCAGGAAGCCACGCCGGTGTGA
- the phaC gene encoding class I poly(R)-hydroxyalkanoic acid synthase, giving the protein MDNNAHTFNTFWSGQVPFIASFAVQQLRLWVSTNPWFTGQEYEKWFDLPRTTLESLQAEYQTQWGDLGQRLLTGQPFSFEDRRFSSGNWSTPLFGSLAAFYLLNAGFLLKLLDKLPIKDKKPRQRLLYLVEQAIAAGAPSNFLASNPDALQRVVDTQGGSLFTGLLHLASDLQEGKMRQCDSGAFKVGVDLANTPGEVVFENELFQLIQYYPQSETQYRRPVFIVPPSINKYYILDLRPDNSMVRHLLQQGHPVFLMSWRNFDQAHAGTTWDDLIDTGIIKGLQVTREISGEQRPNCVGFCIGGTLLSSALAVLAARGDKDIGSVSLLTTFLDYLDTGPIDIFVDEQLVAYRERTIGGQEGPIGLFKGEDMGNTFSLLRPNDLWWNYNVDKYLKGQKPIPLDLLFWNNDSTNLPGPMYCWYLRHTYLQNDLKSGELDCCGVKLNLRAIDAPAYILATHDDHIVPWRSAYASTQLLSGTKRFVLGASGHIAGVINPPAREKRHYWTNNRVSKDPDTWFMNAQEQAGSWWNDWFVWLADQAGERQPSVSHIGNAHYPALESAPGRYVMQ; this is encoded by the coding sequence ATGGACAATAACGCGCACACCTTCAACACCTTCTGGTCAGGCCAGGTCCCGTTCATTGCCTCCTTTGCAGTGCAACAATTACGCTTGTGGGTGAGCACCAATCCTTGGTTCACCGGCCAGGAATACGAGAAGTGGTTCGACCTGCCACGCACCACACTGGAAAGCCTGCAAGCCGAGTATCAAACCCAATGGGGTGATCTGGGCCAGCGGCTGCTGACCGGCCAGCCGTTTTCCTTTGAAGATCGACGTTTTTCCAGTGGCAACTGGAGCACGCCGCTGTTCGGCTCCCTCGCAGCGTTCTACCTGCTCAATGCCGGTTTTCTGTTGAAGCTGCTCGATAAACTGCCGATCAAAGACAAGAAACCCCGCCAGCGTCTGCTGTATCTGGTGGAGCAAGCGATTGCCGCCGGGGCGCCCAGCAACTTTCTGGCGAGCAACCCCGATGCCTTGCAACGCGTCGTCGACACTCAGGGCGGCAGCCTGTTCACCGGCCTGTTGCACCTGGCCAGCGACCTGCAAGAAGGCAAGATGCGTCAGTGCGACAGCGGCGCTTTCAAGGTCGGCGTGGATCTGGCCAACACCCCCGGCGAAGTGGTGTTCGAGAACGAACTGTTCCAGTTGATTCAGTACTACCCGCAAAGCGAAACCCAGTACCGGCGCCCGGTGTTCATCGTCCCGCCGTCGATCAACAAGTACTACATCCTCGACCTGCGCCCGGACAACTCGATGGTTCGCCATCTGCTGCAACAAGGCCACCCGGTGTTCCTGATGTCGTGGCGCAACTTCGATCAGGCGCACGCCGGCACCACCTGGGATGACCTGATCGACACCGGCATCATCAAAGGCCTGCAAGTGACCCGCGAGATCAGCGGCGAACAACGCCCCAATTGCGTGGGTTTCTGCATCGGCGGCACGCTGTTGAGTTCGGCGCTGGCGGTACTGGCGGCGCGCGGCGACAAGGACATTGGCAGCGTGAGCCTGTTGACCACCTTCCTCGATTACCTCGACACCGGCCCCATCGACATCTTCGTCGACGAACAACTGGTGGCCTACCGCGAGCGCACCATCGGTGGTCAGGAGGGCCCCATCGGCCTGTTCAAGGGCGAGGACATGGGCAACACCTTCTCGCTGCTGCGCCCGAATGATTTGTGGTGGAACTACAACGTCGACAAATACCTCAAGGGCCAGAAACCCATCCCCCTCGACTTGCTGTTCTGGAACAACGACAGCACCAACCTTCCGGGGCCGATGTACTGCTGGTATCTGCGTCACACCTACCTGCAGAACGACCTGAAATCAGGTGAGCTGGACTGCTGCGGGGTCAAACTCAACCTGCGCGCCATCGATGCACCGGCGTACATCCTCGCCACCCACGACGATCACATCGTGCCGTGGCGCAGCGCTTATGCCAGCACCCAATTGCTCTCCGGGACCAAGCGCTTTGTGCTGGGTGCCTCAGGGCACATCGCCGGGGTGATCAACCCGCCGGCCAGGGAAAAACGCCATTACTGGACCAACAATCGAGTGTCGAAGGATCCCGACACCTGGTTCATGAATGCCCAGGAACAGGCCGGCAGCTGGTGGAATGACTGGTTTGTCTGGCTGGCAGACCAGGCCGGCGAGCGTCAGCCTTCGGTGTCGCACATCGGCAACGCGCACTACCCGGCGCTGGAATCGGCACCCGGGCGTTATGTGATGCAATGA
- the selB gene encoding selenocysteine-specific translation elongation factor, with amino-acid sequence MIVGTAGHIDHGKTALLQALTGQAGDRRREERERGMTIDLGYLYAALEPGAALTGFIDVPGHERFTHNMLAGAQGIDLVLLVVAADDGVMPQTREHLAIVELLGIPRALVAISKCDRVDLARVQAVREQIESLLAPGPYAGAPQIALSSVTGEGVETLRLALLDAQRDVLQRSTRGGFRLATDRAFSVAGAGIVVTGTALSGQVAVGDTLMLGPLGKPVRVRGLHAQNQAAEIGVAGQRVALNLSAERLALEQIHRGHWLASEWLYAPTQRLDIDMRLLASEAKAFEHFQTVHVHLGTQDVTGRVALLEGASVAPGERMFAQILLNAPAQAVKGDPLILRDQSAQRTLGGGRVLDPFAPTRHRRSPERLAQLQALATRNELEDVLPALLLNSETGLDPRRLERQFNRPRDTWVLPANIRLIDTRQGPLLFSADRWEALKAPLLGHLARFHQLEPDQMGPDRDRLRRFAGTSLDRPTFISLVDELLTSGAMLASGPWLHLPEHQVRLSEEDEALWQQLQPLFEQAGFNAPWVRDLGHDEVTVRLLLRKMARLGLVHQVVRDLFYTEAVIRRLAAMLVQLAAQNPVIQVTAFRDAVGLGRKRSIQILEYFDRLGLTRRFGDKRHLRLDNALAQPSGN; translated from the coding sequence GTGATTGTCGGCACCGCCGGGCACATCGACCACGGCAAGACGGCGTTGCTCCAGGCGTTGACTGGCCAAGCCGGCGACCGTCGCCGGGAAGAGCGCGAGCGCGGCATGACCATCGACCTCGGTTATCTCTACGCCGCATTGGAACCGGGCGCTGCATTGACCGGTTTTATCGACGTACCGGGTCATGAGCGCTTCACTCACAACATGCTGGCCGGAGCCCAGGGCATCGATCTGGTATTGCTGGTAGTGGCGGCGGATGACGGCGTCATGCCCCAGACCCGCGAACATCTGGCAATCGTCGAACTGCTGGGCATCCCTCGGGCGCTGGTGGCGATCAGCAAATGCGACCGGGTCGATCTGGCCCGCGTGCAGGCCGTGCGCGAACAAATCGAAAGTTTGCTGGCGCCCGGGCCGTATGCCGGCGCGCCGCAGATTGCCCTGTCGAGCGTGACCGGGGAGGGCGTCGAGACGTTGCGTCTGGCCTTGCTGGATGCGCAGCGTGATGTGCTGCAACGCAGCACCCGTGGCGGTTTTCGTCTGGCGACTGATCGTGCGTTCAGCGTGGCCGGGGCCGGTATCGTGGTGACCGGCACGGCGCTGTCCGGGCAGGTTGCCGTGGGCGATACGCTGATGCTCGGTCCGTTGGGCAAACCCGTGCGCGTGCGTGGCTTGCATGCGCAAAACCAGGCCGCAGAGATTGGGGTTGCGGGTCAGCGAGTGGCGCTGAACCTGAGTGCCGAGCGCTTGGCACTGGAGCAGATTCACCGTGGCCACTGGCTGGCGTCCGAGTGGCTCTACGCACCGACCCAGCGCCTGGACATTGACATGCGGTTGCTGGCCAGCGAAGCCAAGGCGTTCGAGCATTTTCAAACGGTGCATGTTCACTTGGGGACGCAGGATGTCACGGGGCGAGTGGCGCTGTTGGAAGGTGCCAGCGTTGCGCCGGGTGAACGGATGTTCGCGCAAATCCTGCTGAATGCGCCGGCGCAGGCGGTTAAGGGCGATCCGTTGATTCTGCGTGACCAGAGCGCTCAACGAACCCTCGGCGGTGGCCGGGTGCTCGACCCGTTCGCCCCGACCCGACACCGTCGCAGTCCCGAGCGATTGGCGCAGCTGCAGGCACTCGCCACCCGCAACGAGCTGGAAGACGTGCTGCCTGCGTTATTGCTGAACAGTGAAACCGGGCTCGACCCGCGACGCCTGGAGCGTCAGTTCAACCGGCCGCGTGACACCTGGGTCCTGCCCGCCAATATCCGTTTGATCGATACCCGCCAAGGCCCCTTGCTGTTCAGCGCTGACCGTTGGGAAGCGCTGAAAGCGCCATTGCTGGGGCATCTGGCTCGTTTCCACCAGCTCGAACCGGACCAGATGGGCCCCGACCGGGATCGCTTGCGGCGCTTCGCCGGGACATCTTTGGATCGGCCGACTTTCATCAGCCTGGTCGACGAATTACTCACCAGTGGCGCCATGCTGGCCAGCGGGCCGTGGCTGCATTTGCCCGAGCATCAGGTGCGCTTGAGCGAAGAGGACGAAGCGTTGTGGCAACAGCTGCAACCGTTGTTCGAACAGGCAGGGTTCAATGCCCCATGGGTGCGCGACCTTGGCCATGACGAAGTGACGGTGCGCCTGCTGCTGCGAAAAATGGCGAGGCTGGGGCTGGTGCATCAGGTCGTCCGTGACCTGTTCTACACCGAAGCAGTCATTCGCCGATTGGCGGCTATGCTTGTGCAACTGGCCGCGCAGAACCCGGTGATTCAGGTCACGGCGTTTCGCGATGCCGTGGGCCTGGGGCGCAAGCGCAGCATCCAGATCCTCGAATACTTCGACCGGCTGGGCCTGACCCGACGCTTTGGCGACAAGCGCCATCTGCGGCTCGACAATGCCCTGGCCCAGCCATCAGGAAACTGA
- a CDS encoding OprD family porin codes for MKFGKQDLRTRLPFWLSVLFAGTAWADEPAQGFLDGAALDVLSRNFYLNSDYRSPSPTGKSYKAEWAQGFISTFESGFTPGTLGLGLDAHAFLGLKLDGGKGHSGTGLLPVNDDGRSEDNYSSGGGALKIRASRTTLAFGEMMVETPVFDTADKRLQPEYATGFLLNSREIDDVNLLAGHFTAFKNQDSSSSKGNFYGYGANTEAGGITFLGADLFTQRPVGGALYASELSDTWHQYYANLHLKQPGVFLDANLYHTQDTGKALAGAIDNTAFSLSGKYTVDAHAFTLAYQKINGDTPFDFVGGDSIYLANSIKYADFNGAHERSWQARYDLDLSTFGIPGLNFMTRYVMGSRIDGTRAPKGGAYNPFDESIGEYVPQQGDGGRHWERDIDLRYIVQSGAAKGLSLQLSHVSHRANAAQAGDDIDRVYVVVQYPLNFGHL; via the coding sequence ATGAAGTTTGGCAAGCAAGACCTGCGTACCCGGTTGCCCTTTTGGTTGTCGGTGCTGTTCGCCGGAACAGCCTGGGCGGATGAACCCGCACAAGGGTTTCTGGATGGCGCGGCGCTTGACGTGCTCAGCCGCAACTTCTACCTCAACAGCGACTACCGGTCCCCTTCGCCGACAGGTAAAAGCTATAAAGCCGAGTGGGCTCAAGGCTTTATCAGCACTTTTGAATCTGGATTCACACCCGGCACGCTCGGCTTAGGCCTCGACGCCCACGCCTTTCTGGGATTGAAGCTGGATGGCGGCAAAGGTCATTCCGGGACCGGATTGCTGCCCGTGAATGATGACGGCCGTAGCGAAGACAACTATTCCAGTGGCGGCGGCGCACTGAAAATCAGAGCCTCGCGAACCACCTTGGCGTTCGGTGAAATGATGGTGGAAACCCCGGTGTTCGACACCGCGGACAAACGCTTGCAACCGGAATACGCCACAGGCTTTCTATTGAACAGCCGCGAAATCGATGACGTGAATCTGCTGGCCGGGCATTTCACCGCGTTCAAAAACCAGGACAGTTCTTCGAGCAAAGGCAATTTCTACGGCTACGGCGCCAACACCGAAGCCGGAGGCATTACGTTTCTGGGCGCTGACTTATTCACCCAACGCCCCGTCGGCGGCGCGCTCTATGCCTCAGAACTCAGCGACACCTGGCATCAGTACTACGCCAACCTGCACCTGAAGCAGCCCGGGGTGTTCCTCGACGCCAATCTCTACCACACGCAAGACACCGGCAAAGCGCTGGCCGGCGCCATCGACAACACCGCGTTCAGCCTGTCGGGCAAGTACACCGTCGATGCCCACGCCTTCACCCTGGCCTATCAAAAAATCAATGGCGATACGCCGTTCGATTTTGTCGGCGGCGACTCGATCTACCTCGCCAACTCGATCAAGTACGCCGATTTCAACGGCGCCCACGAACGCTCATGGCAGGCACGCTACGACCTCGATTTGAGCACCTTCGGCATACCTGGCCTGAATTTCATGACCCGTTACGTCATGGGCAGCCGGATCGACGGCACCCGTGCGCCCAAGGGCGGCGCCTACAACCCTTTCGATGAGTCCATCGGCGAATACGTGCCACAACAAGGCGATGGCGGCCGGCATTGGGAGCGCGACATCGACCTGCGCTACATCGTGCAGTCCGGCGCGGCCAAGGGGTTATCGCTGCAACTGTCCCATGTCTCGCATCGGGCCAATGCGGCGCAGGCCGGCGATGATATTGACCGGGTGTACGTGGTCGTTCAGTACCCGCTGAATTTCGGGCATCTATGA
- the phbB gene encoding acetoacetyl-CoA reductase: MKSLGRIALVTGGMGGIGTAISQRLYKEGFKVIVGCSSDSARKNDWIAGQLAAGYQFECIYGDITDWESTRKAFEMAREQFGPIDVLVNNAGITRDASFRKLTPEDWNAVIGTNLSGMFNTTKQVIEGMLAKGWGRVINISSINGQRGQFGQTNYSAAKAGIHGFTMALAREVSGKGVTVNTVSPGYIQTSMTAAIRPDILDTMIAATPVGRLGQPEEIASIVAWLASDESGYSTGADFSVNGGMNMQ; the protein is encoded by the coding sequence ATGAAGTCGCTTGGTCGTATTGCGTTGGTCACAGGTGGTATGGGTGGGATTGGTACGGCGATCAGCCAGCGCCTGTACAAGGAAGGGTTCAAAGTCATCGTCGGTTGCAGCTCGGATTCCGCCCGCAAAAACGACTGGATTGCCGGCCAATTGGCAGCCGGTTATCAGTTCGAATGCATCTACGGCGACATCACCGATTGGGAGTCGACGCGCAAGGCCTTCGAGATGGCGCGGGAACAATTCGGCCCGATCGATGTGCTGGTCAATAACGCCGGCATCACCCGGGATGCCTCCTTCCGCAAGTTGACGCCCGAGGACTGGAATGCCGTGATCGGCACCAACTTGAGCGGCATGTTCAACACCACCAAGCAGGTGATTGAAGGAATGTTGGCCAAGGGCTGGGGACGGGTCATCAATATCTCCTCGATCAACGGCCAACGAGGCCAGTTCGGCCAGACCAACTACAGCGCTGCCAAGGCCGGCATCCATGGCTTCACCATGGCCCTGGCGCGGGAAGTGTCCGGCAAGGGCGTGACCGTCAACACCGTCTCCCCGGGCTACATCCAGACCAGCATGACCGCGGCCATCCGCCCGGACATCCTCGACACCATGATCGCCGCCACCCCCGTCGGGCGCCTCGGCCAACCCGAAGAAATCGCCTCGATCGTCGCCTGGCTGGCCTCCGATGAATCGGGCTACAGCACCGGCGCTGATTTCTCGGTGAACGGCGGCATGAACATGCAGTAG
- a CDS encoding acetyl-CoA C-acetyltransferase, producing the protein MNEVVIVAATRTAIGSFQGALSAIPATELGAAVIRRLLEETGLDGSQIDEVILGQVLTAGSGQNPARQTAIKAGLPFTTPALTLNKVCGSGLKAVQLAVQAIRCGDAELVIAGGQENMSLAPYVLPKVRTGLRLGHAQLQDSVIQDGLWDAFNDYHMGITAENLATQYSVSREDQDAFAAASQQKAAAAIEAGYFKGQITPILIPQRKGDPLVFDTDEQPRPGGTLQALSNLKPAFKKDGSVTAGNSSTLNDGAAVLLLASAAKAQALGLPVLARIKAYASAGVDPSIMGIGPVPATRLVLEKAGWSLDDLDLIEANEAFAAQSLAVGKELGWDTAKVNVNGGAIALGHPIGASGARILVSLVHELIRRDGKKGLATLCIGGGQGVSLVIER; encoded by the coding sequence ATGAACGAAGTCGTAATCGTTGCCGCTACACGTACCGCCATCGGCAGTTTTCAAGGGGCTTTGTCCGCGATTCCAGCCACTGAACTGGGCGCAGCGGTGATCCGCCGTCTGCTGGAAGAAACCGGCCTGGACGGCTCGCAGATTGATGAAGTGATTCTTGGCCAGGTGCTCACCGCAGGCTCGGGGCAAAACCCGGCACGTCAGACGGCAATCAAGGCCGGCCTGCCCTTCACCACCCCTGCCCTGACGCTGAACAAGGTCTGCGGCTCGGGCCTCAAGGCTGTGCAACTGGCGGTCCAGGCGATCCGCTGCGGCGACGCCGAGCTGGTGATTGCCGGCGGTCAGGAAAACATGAGCCTGGCGCCTTATGTGCTGCCCAAGGTACGCACCGGTTTGCGTCTGGGTCATGCGCAGTTGCAAGACAGCGTGATTCAGGACGGTTTGTGGGATGCCTTCAACGACTACCACATGGGCATCACCGCTGAAAATCTGGCCACGCAGTACAGCGTCAGCCGCGAAGATCAGGACGCCTTCGCCGCCGCCTCGCAACAGAAAGCAGCCGCCGCCATCGAAGCGGGCTACTTCAAGGGGCAAATCACCCCGATCCTGATCCCTCAGCGCAAGGGCGATCCGCTGGTGTTCGACACGGATGAACAACCGCGACCGGGCGGCACGCTGCAAGCGTTGAGCAACCTTAAACCGGCGTTCAAGAAAGACGGCAGCGTGACCGCCGGCAATTCGTCGACTCTCAACGATGGCGCCGCCGTGTTGCTGCTGGCCAGCGCCGCCAAGGCCCAGGCCCTTGGCTTGCCGGTGCTGGCGCGCATCAAGGCTTACGCCAGTGCGGGCGTCGACCCGTCGATCATGGGCATCGGCCCGGTCCCGGCCACCCGTCTGGTGCTGGAAAAAGCCGGCTGGAGCCTGGACGACCTCGACCTGATCGAAGCCAACGAAGCGTTTGCCGCGCAATCACTGGCGGTTGGCAAGGAACTGGGTTGGGACACCGCCAAGGTCAACGTCAACGGTGGCGCGATTGCGTTGGGTCATCCGATCGGCGCGTCGGGCGCGCGGATTCTGGTGTCACTGGTGCACGAGCTCATTCGCCGTGACGGCAAAAAAGGCCTGGCCACGTTGTGCATCGGTGGCGGCCAAGGTGTCAGCCTGGTCATCGAACGATAA